A region of the Cottoperca gobio chromosome 22, fCotGob3.1, whole genome shotgun sequence genome:
TTGTGCAGTGGTTCCCAGCGTCCAGGACTCACGAGGACACGACAACACACAGACTGTTTTCCAGCCCTACGTGCCGGACCgcgccacaggtcggactcttTAACTCGTCAGCTGTATCCCTCTAATATATGTTTCTCTCCTGCCTCCACAGTGAACTAAGAGCttgaaaagtcttgatgaactGAAGTAAATGGACAACAACAGTTCATTTATACACAGAGGttcactttgtgtttctgtaacATTTCATAAGAGTACCTTTGTAGTTGTATGGTTTGCAGAGTGCAGGTGTGACTGCAGCCTCTCTGTCCACTGCAGACGCTCCTCTGCTGATATAACTCCTGTCACTTTGTGCCCCCCCTCCTGTCCCTGCACTAATTATCCAGGCCTGGTCGACATGTTTTCATTGTTGGCCTGATTAAAATATTTCCGAAGCAGTGAAGTGTGCAAGTGCTGGCTGCGGTGTTCTTGGCATGTTGGTGCATTCTGCAGCAGCGGGCCAGTGCTCAGGAATGTCAAGTTTGAGGTcgtgtgtgtttatttcctgtgagattgtttatttaaagtgtcaGAACTTGTCGTCCTGGTTCCCTCTGCTCTGTTCGCTGCGTTATCTTTCCATAAACACATGTACTTTAttatatgcatgtgtttttcttttccttttttgcatTCTTTTGTGTTTGAGCTTCCTGCGAGGACAATAGCGTAGACTCTATTGTACATTTCTAAAGCAACGTGTGAACTTCCCCATTgctttgtgtttgcttgttgaTATAAAACACCAGACCTGTGTGGTCTGGTCTGCACATGCAACGTGTTTACTCTCCTCCCACGCTTTCATAGCAGCCCGCCGGCCGGAGACGGACCCGACCCAGACCAACGCGGTCCACGACCCTCACGGCTCCGCCCCGGCCCTCCACTGCAGCCAGTCGTATTATGGCTGCTGCCCCGATGGACGCACGTCAGCCGGCGGCCCCCAGGATCTGGGCTGCCCACATGTCCCAGCTCCCACTCCTGTGCAACCACACTGCATCCAGACCAGGTAGCCCTCATCAAGAGACTAAACTCAAACTAAACTCCTTTAACCTTTTGAGCAACAGAAGGAGTTCACCAGAGCTGCCGTGCGTTGGAGCATCTTTATGCTTCATATCCCTTAAATCTCAACACCCCAGGAGAAAAGACTGTAAGTCAGTAAAACACAATCATTCATAAAAGTATTGAAATTaagaaaaaactcaaacatTCCTCAAatttcacaaaataaacacataaaaaatattgatGCAAATGCTGTGaatgtataaaacaaaaagctaaataCTTCCATGAGTTATTTAAGATCTTTAGTTTATAATATGCTTCTTTTTAATGTGgtgattttattttagatttaaatgaacatgaattcagtttttgtttttatctgtaaagTATCACTCGCATTTGTTTTCCACAAGCAGTCTCGTGTGAGATAAGACAACGAGCACATGATCTAAATATTACACCTCAGGTCCACGTGCACCAGCTCGCTCTGCACGTGGCACTGACACATGGCCGATCATTATACCAACAACTAACTAaacctaaatatataaacactaaACATGTACAAACTAGTAAACACActaaaaataactcaaatgaaataaaatctaattcAAAACCATTATAACCTTTAACATTTATATCCagctgcactctgtccttccaCTGTGGCTCAGGTTATATATGGAGTCTGCTTTACAGCCTTTGTGTGGGCGGCACTTTGCCCTCAGTGTTTGTTGCTCATCAGTGACCACACGATGACCAACACGATGACCACACGATGACCACACGATGACCACACGATGACCACACGATGACCACACAGGCTCAGCTCTTTATTGTTTGTCACGAAGCTTCAGgacaaagtgttttattgtttgtatctGCTTCTTCTCGTTGTGTCAGTTATGGCTGCTGCAGAGACGCGGTGACGGCAGCTCAGGGCCCCAACAAAGAGGGCTGTGCGGAGTATGCGGCCCCCGCCCCCGCCCCCACGGTAAGACAACATGGAGGGAGTTCTTAGTTTCACTAAATCTGGAGCATAAAAGCATCTTCTAATGTGTCTCGTTTCCTCAGGCTGCTCTTTCTCTTCCCACTGAGAATGCACCGCAGTGCCGGATCACCACCTACGGGTGCTGCTATGACCGCACCACGCCTGCAGGAGGACCCAATGGGGAGGGCTGCCCCAACCCCCCCAACCACAGTAAGAGACCACCAATGCTTTGatagacgagagacagagaaggattCAAGTTCATTCTGTATCTAAACAACCAGCTCAGGGCCTCTTACAGGAGCTTTAAATAGTTTCAGAAGTTGATATTAACAGTAAACTATCCATGATGAAGTCCATGTGTTGCATCTGAAAGTGCAGGAAAAGCCTCACGTTGgtaacttcctgtttctctcctgCAGTCGAGCACTCCATCTGCTCGCTGCCTCGTGCTGCCGGCTCCTGCAGCAGGCTGGGTGCCACGCTACCAATACGACGTCATCACCTCCAAGTGCGTGCACTTCTGGTACGGCGGTTGCCACGGCAACAGCAACAACTTCATGACCCGCGCCGAGTGCCAGAGGGCGTGCCGGGTGTCGGCACCGAGCCAGCAGGGCCCGGGGCCGGTCGCTCCCGCAGCACAGCCGACTCCTCGGAGAGAATCCACCGCTGGAAGGACCGCGACTGGAACCGACACCGTGTCTGGAGCCGGCACCGCATCTGGATCCCCTTCTGGAGGATCAACAGGTGGGGGGTCACACAACATGGGCAGGATTTTCACAGTCCAGGGAGGCTCGACCAGCAGCACCGGCAGGCAGGCCATAAGTGCGGCCAGGCACGCCCACAGAGCTCGAGTCCATCTGCGCGCTCGCCTGCCTTCTGCTACGGCTGCACAGCACACCGGCCCAGCGGCGAGGTAAGACCCCCGAAGACCCAGGAAGCCTCCACTGGCCCCATAATGCTGTTAACAGCCTTCCTGCCCTGAAGGAGCCCCAGTCCACGAGTAGGGCCAGAGAGCTGAAGGAAACATCTTCCACAGACATCATGTGCATCAGTCACCACAAAACACATGATGAGGATGTTAACGTGTCACATTTATATCAGGATCCTTAAAGTCTCAAAACACATTGAATTCATTCTAAATTTGAGGCCTTCGTTGctattaaaatgtcttgaatcTATCTTTTAACAGGAAGTAGGATTTtatgtatgttttgtaaaatctCTAAATAATTTACATCTTTTATAATTTATCCTCTCGCATTGTTCTTACATTTAATTCCAtttaaaaaagtcttaaatctaaaCTGTAATAACTCTGCATATAAACCAGAGCCAGAATTATTCACACATTctcaataatacaataacaagTAAATAAATAGCTTCATTAacaagctttaaaaacaaagagatCAAACTTCAGAGTAACTGAACTGCCCTGAAAGAGTACTTCAGGGTGTGTCAAGGCTCTATGGcttcacatatatacatatagagatgTACATGTGtgctttattttaatgcaacatGCTCTTTCCAGTATGTAGACGTACATAATTGTTGTGGTGCTAATATAATCTCACACCGTGCTTTGTGATGCTGCGTTCCAGacatgttactgttactgtttaATTACATTAGGACATCTCAGGAAAGTTATGTTCTCTGCACAAAAACTACTTTTGGAAATATATAACATCAGTTTGTCACGGTCAGCCATGTTTCTTTTAGTTTTACCTTCATGCATCTGGAGCGTCAGATATTGGGAATTTGAGCTACGACTTTGACTGGAACGCAGCATTAAACACGAGCAGCTGCGCTCGTGTTCCTCCGGCTCCACAGACTCTTCTCTCGCACTTGCGACGCCTCGTTTCATCCTTCCACCTCGACTGAATGTCTGGAGAAGTTCGATCACCTCGCAGCGAGCCTGAAAACGGACAGCTCTGTTGTTTACAGCTTCTGGGACttttcactgtctgtgtgtccgtgtggAGTTCATGTCCGTGGTCTGTGCCTGCTGCCTCACTGTGTCACCTCCTCTGTGCCACCTCCTCTGTGCCATCTCCTCTGTGTCACCTCCTCTGTGCCACCTCCTCTGTGCCACCTCCTCTGTGCCATCTCCTCTGTGTCACCTCCTCTGTGccacctcctctgtgtcactatgtcacctcctctgtgtctcctctgtatcacctcctctgtgtcacTATGTCACCTCCTAtgtcacctcctctgtgtcactatgtcacctcctctgtgccacctcctctgtgtcacctcctctgtgtcacctcctctgtgtcacctcctctgtgtcacctcctctgtgtcccctcctctgtgtcactctgtgtcctctcctctgtgtcacctcctctgtgtcactgtgtcacctcctctgtgtcacctcctctgttagcactatgttcacctcctctgtgtcaccATCCTCTGTGTCACTCGGTGTCCACCTCTCTgtgtcacctcctctgtgtcaccATCCTCTGTCACTCACTAGTCACCTCCGCTGTGTCACCCCGTCCTCTGTGTCACTGTGTCACCTCCTCTGTGGCAAACCTCCTCTGTAGTATCACTATGTCACCTCCTCTGTGccacctcctctgtgtcacctcctctgtgtcacctcctctgtgccacctcctctgtgtcacctcctctgtgtcacctcctctgtgtcactatgtcacctcctctgtgtcacctcctctgtgtcaccTCCTCTGTATCACTAtgtcacctcctctgtgtcacctcctctgtgtcacctcctctgtgccacctcctctgtgtcacctcctctgtgtcacctcctctgtgtcacctcctctgtgccacctcctctgtgtcacctcctctgtgtcactgtgtcacctcctctgtgtcacctcctctgtgtcacctcctctgtgtcactatgtcacctcctctgtgccacctcctctgtgtcacctcctctgtgtcaccTCCTCTGTGCCACCTCCTCTAtgtcacctcctctgtgtcaccTCCTCTGTATCACTAtgtcacctcctctgtgtcacctcctctgtgtcaccTCCTGTGCTTTGTGTTGTCACCTTGATGTCATGAGAGAAACTAATAAAGGTTCTGCTGTGATGCTTCATGTTGTCGCTTCTGTCACTAAACGTGGTCTCTCTGTATTTGGGAGTATTAGCTACGTCAGTGGGGGGGGGCGTAGCTGGTGTCGCTTCTGGGTTTATTGTGGTggagggatatatatatatattctttcatttgttgtttCTATGTGAAGAGCTGCAATTTACGATAATTTACATTCTGGATGAATCTTCTTATTTTCTTGTGGATTAATCGTTTGTTCACTTTAACATGATGTGAAACAGAAACGCAGGAAATGTCCACGTTTGAGAGGCTGAAGCCCTTTTTGGATGTTTTGCATGAAGAATGTAAATAGATAGAGATTATCGTTGTGTCCATCCACTGAGGGTTGCAGCTCCACTTGTGGGTGAAGCTCACTTTCCATGTTGCATGCGAGCTGTCTCTGCCTTCCCTCTGACGACCTTCTGAAGGTTGTGGGCGATCTTTATGTTTGCTTTGGTGACTGCTCATGAAAGTACCAACAGTGGAGCATAAAGTGACTCTGTCGTTCTCTTCTTCCTGATCCTCCATCCTTcgtttcctcctttccttccttccttctgtcCTCGTATCCTCCTCCTCAGTTTGACCCTGGGAGGAGTGACCATCGATAAGACCGACCCCTCCACGGTGGAAGCTTTAGTGGGACAGACGGTGGTGCTGCCCTGCAGGGTCAGCCCGCCGCCGTCCTCCACCCTCAGCGTGGAGTGGAGACGAGATGGCGTCGCTCTGTTTACTCACAGGTCAGACATTTATGAATCATCACTAACGTTTGCACTGAACTGCAACTTCCTGTGCATGAATGTGCCAAAGCATTGGAATGTTTTTCATAATGTGACGAGATGATGTGCAGGTCGAACAAACAATGCAACACGGCGTGATATACGTCTGATACTTGTGATTATTCTTTACCTCGTTCTTGATTTGCTCTTCAGGCATCACCAGCAGCCCAATGGTTCCCTGTTAGTCGGTCCTCTCACCAAGTTGGACTCCGGTTGGTTCTTGTGCGTGGCGACTCGTGAACAGGAGAGAGACCACCGCTACATCTACCTGTCGGTCTCAGGTAATGCAGAGACAATCAGTTCATGCATGTACACTACAGGACAATCAGGTTAAACATGTAACCAATAGAAATCACCATGAAActcacattaagacaattattctttatatttcaaGTTTTCTGACATGTGAAGTTGTTCACATGTCAGAGGTGTGtaacagattctggatctgtctttgtatcactccataaatcactcaatcctgtcaacacacagaactctgtgcatctcctgcatgtagtgagtgtagcgtgtataacatgagctgtgagtgacatgtgaacaaagccctctgcacaaagcttcagaatatagagaggaatgaaagtggaaagtttggtgtatgtaagtgctgctgaagtggagattcttcttcttcttcttcttcttcttcttcttcttcttcttcttcttcttcttcttcttcttcttcttcttcttcttcttcttcttcttcttcttcactgctaATTGGGACCAGACCCGGTGAAAACCTTAATTTGTCCGACTGTAACCCCAATTAGTCCGTCACACGGAAATCCTGAATATTGGGGGCTGATGATGTCACAGATGATGTCACAGATGATGTCACAGATGATGTCAGAGGTTGTGTCAGAACATGCTGACCTTCGAAAGttaaccagtgtgtgtgtgtgtgtgtgtgtgtgtgtgtgtgtgtgtgtgtcacagtgggATCCTCTCAGCTGAGTACCACCCCCCTGCCCAGAGATGGTCCTGTCCCTCGGTAAGAACAGAATCTCTTCCTCTTACCCTAACCCTCCAAACACAAAAATACTTTCTaacataaaatatgaataagagaaattaaaagattataaacacaaaatcaataaaccttatattttgtattcttaCCTGGTATATATTACcatgtctcctcttctcctcctcttccttcttcttcttcttctccttctcctcctcctcctcctccttcttcttcttcttccttcttcttcttctcctcgttccttccttcctccttctccttctttttctccttcttctccttcttcttctcctccttctcctcatccttcttctcctcctctttctcctcctccttctcttcctccttcttctccttcatcttctcctccttcttcttctccttctcctcctccttcttctccttcttctcctcctcctcctcctccttctttctatctcttttcttatccttcttctctttctcctctccttctccttctttctccacttCCTTTTCCccgtctcctccttctccctcctccgtcttctcttctcctcctcctcctccttcttcttctcctcttcttctttcttctcctcctctctcttatcttcttctcctccttctcatttctctcctcctccctccttcgtctccttcttcttcttctcctcctcccttcccttcttcttcttcttcctgcttctttctcttcctcctcctcctcctcctctccttctcttctcctcctcctcctccttctcttcttctcactcttctttatccttcttttcctttcgttcctcctctttttttttctccttctctctctcttcctcctcctcctccttacttCTTGCtctgttcttctcctcctcgcttctcctcctctcctcctcctcccttcttctcttctcctccttctccttcttcttcgccctcctccttctttctttctctccttctcttctcccttctcctcttcttctctccctcctctccgccTTTTgggtttttcttctttctcctcctcttctctcattcttctttcttctcgtctcttcttctgtctctcttccatCCTCTTCTccgcttctcttcttcttctcctctcttcctcctctcttcttctcctccctctccttcttctcttattctcttcttcctcctccttccttcttctcctcctctctccaaaGATTTCTCCGCtcgcttctctcctcctcctacttacttctccttctttcctccttctttcctcgcttcttcttcttcctccgtcctcctccctcgctcCTCCTTCTTCTCGCCCTTCTcgttctcttctctcctcctgtctctcgtcgttctcttcttcttcttctttctccttctgtcttccttcttctctcctcttcttccctcccttcGCCTTCTTCGGTCTCTTCTCCtccgtcttctccttcttctcctccctccgtcctctcccctccttcgtcttcacctccttcttcttctcctccttcttccttctcccctccttcctcctcccccgttccttttccttcttcttctcctccttctcattctcctcctcctccttcttcttcttctcctcctccttctcattctcctccttctccttcttcttcttcttctcctcctcctcctcctccttcttcttcttcacctccttcttcttctcctccttctcattctccccctcctcctcctcctcctcctccttctcctccttctttttcttcttcttcacctccttcttctctcctccttccttctcattctcccccctcctcctcctcctcctcctctcctcctccttcttcttcttcttcttcacctccttcttcttctcctccttctcattctccccctcctcctcctccttctcctcctcctcctcctcctcctcctccttcttcttcttcttcacctccttcttcttctcctccttctcattctcctcctcctcctcctccttctccttctcctcctcctcctcctcctcatattaattgtgtgtatctgtaagtGATGCTTCACTGACTCTTCTCTCTCAGCTTCAGCATCGAGCGGTTGAGCTCCTCTGTGGTGGAGATGCGAGCGGGACAAACTGCCCGTCTGTCCTGCACCGTCGTGCCTCCGTCAGCTCTGCAGGCCGTCAGCATTCAGTGGACTAAAGATGGACAGCCCCTCAGTGACTCCAGGTGATCATCACCTGCTCTACTggattattacaattattaacaCACAAATTAAGGATTTTGTCAATGAAGCTTCAATAAAGCGACAAAACATCTTTTGTGATATTCAGTGACAACAAATCATACTTTAGATCCGTTCCAGATGTGTTCTCCTGGAGCTGTCATTCCATTATTTATTCAAGCTCATTGCATTTATCAATATGTGCTTGGAGAAGCGCCCATATGAAGatatctttaatttaaaaacattaaatacaaacactaaacacaagTGTCACTTAGCTTAGCACCTGGGGGTCCTGGCCTCCTTCACCTGGGGGTCCTGGCCTCCTTCACCTGGGGGTCCTGGCCTCCTTCACCTGGGAGTCCTGGCCTCCTTCACCTGGGGGTCCTGGCCTCCTTCACCTGGGGGTCCTGGCCTCCTTCACCTGGGGGTCCTGGCCTCCTTCACTCCCCTCAAAGCTGCATGTAAACAGAGGTGTTGATCTGTGTTGCAGGTACACCCAACATTCAGACGGCTCGCTGACCATCGGCTCTGTGAGGTCTGCAGACTCTGCAGTGTTCACCTGCACGGCCTCCTcccagcagcagctggagcagagGCAGCTGCAGCTGCGAGTCCAAGGtgacttttatatttaataaacatttagcACCAGAAGCTTTGCACGTTCCTCTTATTTCTCCATGTGTGTGAAAACGTTCTGATTCTGATGTAGTTTCCCTGAAGCCCCAGCAGAGGTCAACAGATCTGAGTGTTCAAAGAGTTGAAGAACATCAGCACAAATACTTTTCATCTGATTTCTTTGTTCTGGTTGTATTGTCCAGCCGACCTGAAGATCACCACAGCTCCCAACAACATCCAGGTGTCCGAAGGCAGCACGGCTCTGCTGCCCTGCGTGGTGTCCGGAGACAACGTCAACATCGGCTGGTCCAGGTAACACACGTGTTATAAAGCTCAATCCTCCTCATGCTTTATTCTGGGCCCCGACAATAACCCGCTGCTTTTAAGAAAGAATGACCCTTTTAAACAGTTTGGTTTTAATCTGAAAGATATTCAGGACGTGTTTGTCTTCCAACATGATCACCAAGTTCACAACTCAGAAACTTCTGCTGAGTCGTTTATAAGGACATTGAAcgaaacaacaaacagaaagagtAAACtgtcttcttcactttctcctctttctctccagaaACGGCGTGCCGGTGCGTCCCGACGGTCAGAACATCCTCAAGTCCTCTGACGGCAGTTTGATCCTGAACAACGTGAAGCCTGCAGACGAGGGAACGTACACCTGCAACGCCTACACCGGCATCTACTCTGTGAGCGCCACGGCGGAAGTGAGAGTCACGAAA
Encoded here:
- the paplna gene encoding LOW QUALITY PROTEIN: papilin (The sequence of the model RefSeq protein was modified relative to this genomic sequence to represent the inferred CDS: deleted 3 bases in 3 codons) — protein: MKMLLPLVILQLLLAPALTVPSVDNWDTWGPYGECSRSCGSGVTMRTRRCVTLRADGGHNCVGPEKSYRTCNIQDCPEGSKDFREEQCSKFDGTDFQGKLYKWLPYYGAENPCELNCMPRGENFFYRHRSAVVDGTSCHPGRRDVCVDGVCKRLGCDNMLESLQQEDPCLQCGGNGQSCHQVKNSFSVRDLPTGYNQMFIIPVGATSISIRETVATRNYLSIKNLRGEYYLNGHWVIEFSRATPIAGTMLYYQRGAEGDSVPETISGRGPTTEPLVVELISQEPNQGVEYEFYLPNGRSRQGYYWSFGSWSSCSRDCGSGYQSRLVFCTVDNEAYPDYLCASLPRPQTNRTCNPHTCPQSRSWRTGEWNSCSVSCGGGSQLRSVQCVSHDAAGPRVVEDTICATYTEAPPSLQTCNMQKCAEFQVTRWSACSVTCGAGEQTREVTCVGSGGMRLEETSCSTLLRPTAARPCETAACLRQISWHVGDWGLCSQSCGSGSRERQVICSDQERNLYPVGQCNAHPKPSIVERCNIQSCYRPQVVPSVQDSRGHDNTQTVFQPYVPDRATAARRPETDPTQTNAVHDPHGSAPALHCSQSYYGCCPDGRTSAGGPQDLGCPHVPAPTPVQPHCIQTSYGCCRDAVTAAQGPNKEGCAEYAAPAPAPTAALSLPTENAPQCRITTYGCCYDRTTPAGGPNGEGCPNPPNHIEHSICSLPRAAGSCSGWVPRYQYDVITSKCVHFWYGGCHGNSNNFMTRAECQRACRVSAPSQQGPGPVAPAAQPTPRRESTAGRTATGTDTVSGAGTASGSPSGGSTGGGSHNMGRIFTVQGGSTSSTGRQAISAARHAHRARVHLRARLPSATAAQHTGPAASLTLGGVTIDKTDPSTVEALVGQTVVLPCRVSPPPSSTLSVEWRRDGVALFTHRHHQQPNGSLLVGPLTKLDSGWFLCVATREQERDHRYIYLSVSVGSSQLSTTPLPRDGPVPRFSIERLSSSVVEMRAGQTARLSCTVVPPSALQAVSIQWTKDGQPLSDSRYTQHSDGSLTIGSVRSADSAVFTCTASSQQQLEQRQLQLRVQADLKITTAPNNIQVSEGSTALLPCVVSGDNVNIGWSRNGVPVRPDGQNILKSSDGSLILNNVKPADEGTYTCNAYTGIYSVSATAEVRVTKDAPRGVDVPPECVDQPELANCELIVYARLCSNSYYSSFCCASCTRHSQRSDRLSRLG